Genomic segment of Deinococcus seoulensis:
CCTGCGCGATATACGACCAGTTCAGGTCTGCGCGCTCCGCGAGGTCTTCCAGCGTCAGGTTCAGGGCATGCCGGCGCGCCCGGACGCGCACTCCAAAGGTCTTACGGGCTTCGCTGGGTGGGCGGCGGCTGGTCGGCATCCGCTCAGGCTGCCCTGAGCTATCAAAATGTGTACAGTTACTACAC
This window contains:
- a CDS encoding helix-turn-helix domain-containing protein, producing MPTSRRPPSEARKTFGVRVRARRHALNLTLEDLAERADLNWSYIAQVERGIRNVSIDNMAALADGLNVELRDLL